One part of the Bradyrhizobium sp. CB1650 genome encodes these proteins:
- the rpmD gene encoding 50S ribosomal protein L30, whose protein sequence is MAKASKTIKLEQTGSAIRRHHSQRSTLIGLKLNKIGRVSELPDTPAVRGMIEKVHHLVRIVDEK, encoded by the coding sequence ATGGCCAAGGCCAGCAAGACGATCAAGCTTGAGCAGACCGGCAGCGCGATCCGCCGCCATCACTCGCAGCGCTCGACGCTGATCGGGCTCAAGCTCAACAAGATCGGCCGCGTCAGCGAACTGCCGGACACCCCGGCCGTCCGCGGCATGATCGAGAAGGTTCACCATCTCGTCCGCATCGTCGACGAGAAGTAA
- the rpsM gene encoding 30S ribosomal protein S13 — translation MARIAGVNIPTNKRVLIALQYIHGIGPKIADEIMEKVKIPEDRRVNQLSDAEVLQIREVIDRDYLVEGDLRREVGINIKRLMDLGCYRGLRHRRGLPVRGQRTHTNARTRKGPAKAIAGKKK, via the coding sequence GTGGCCCGTATTGCCGGCGTAAACATTCCCACCAACAAGCGCGTGCTGATCGCGCTGCAGTACATCCATGGCATCGGCCCCAAGATCGCCGATGAGATCATGGAGAAGGTGAAGATCCCCGAGGATCGTCGCGTCAATCAGCTCAGCGACGCCGAAGTGCTCCAGATCCGCGAAGTGATCGACCGCGACTATCTCGTCGAGGGCGACCTGCGTCGTGAGGTCGGCATCAACATCAAGCGTCTGATGGACCTCGGCTGCTATCGCGGCCTGCGTCATCGTCGCGGTCTGCCGGTGCGCGGTCAGCGTACCCACACCAATGCGCGCACGCGCAAGGGCCCGGCCAAGGCCATCGCGGGCAAGAAGAAGTAA
- the rplO gene encoding 50S ribosomal protein L15, producing the protein MKLSDIADNAGSRKKRMRVGRGIGSGKGKQSGRGGKGQTARSGVRIKGFEGGQMPMHRRLPKRGFNNIFRVEFAEINLDRLQEAVDAKKIDAGSVVNVEALVKAGVLRRAKAGLRLLGRGEIKAKLNIEVHGASKSAIAAVEKAGGSVKILAPAKEEGEAA; encoded by the coding sequence ATGAAGCTCAGCGATATCGCCGACAACGCCGGCTCGCGTAAGAAGCGCATGCGCGTCGGCCGCGGCATCGGTTCCGGCAAGGGCAAGCAGTCGGGCCGCGGTGGCAAGGGCCAGACCGCGCGTTCGGGCGTGCGCATCAAGGGTTTCGAAGGCGGCCAGATGCCGATGCATCGCCGTCTGCCCAAGCGCGGCTTCAACAACATCTTCCGCGTCGAGTTCGCCGAGATCAATCTCGACCGGCTGCAGGAAGCGGTCGATGCCAAGAAGATCGACGCCGGCAGCGTCGTGAACGTCGAGGCGCTGGTCAAGGCCGGCGTGCTGCGTCGCGCCAAGGCCGGCCTGCGGCTGCTCGGCCGCGGCGAGATCAAGGCCAAGCTCAACATCGAAGTGCATGGCGCCTCGAAGTCCGCGATCGCGGCGGTCGAGAAGGCCGGCGGCTCGGTGAAGATCCTCGCGCCCGCCAAGGAAGAAGGCGAGGCGGCGTAA
- the secY gene encoding preprotein translocase subunit SecY → MVSAAEQLAANLNFGAFAKADELKKRIWFTLGALLVYRLGTYIPLPGIDPNIWEQVFRSQAGGILGMFNMFAGGGIHRMAIFALNIMPYISASIIIQLLTTVSPQLEALKKEGEAGRKTLNQYTRYLTVILAAFQSYGIAVGLEGAGNVVSDPGMFFRLSTTITLTGGTMFLMWLGEQVTSRGIGNGISLIILSGIVAELPSALANMLELGRQGAMSTGLILVVIVMAVAVIAFIVFMERAQRRLLIQYPKRQVGNKMFEGQSSHLPLKLNTSGVIPPIFASSLLLLPTTVANFNAGKGPEWFQWITTQLGHGRPLFLIMYLALIVFFAFFYTAIVFNPTETADNLKKHGGFIPGIRPGERTAEYIDYVLSRITVVGAIYLAIVCLIPEILISYASVPFYFGGTSLLIVVSVTMDTVAQVQGYLLAHQYEGLIRKSKLRGARRR, encoded by the coding sequence ATGGTCTCAGCAGCGGAACAACTGGCAGCCAACCTCAATTTCGGCGCGTTTGCCAAGGCCGACGAACTGAAGAAGCGCATCTGGTTCACCCTGGGTGCGCTGCTCGTTTATCGGCTGGGCACCTACATCCCGCTGCCCGGTATCGATCCCAACATCTGGGAGCAGGTGTTCCGCTCACAGGCGGGCGGCATCCTCGGCATGTTCAACATGTTCGCCGGCGGCGGCATCCACCGCATGGCGATCTTCGCGCTGAACATCATGCCGTACATCTCGGCCTCGATCATCATCCAGCTCCTCACCACCGTCTCGCCGCAGCTCGAGGCGCTGAAGAAGGAAGGCGAGGCCGGCCGCAAGACGCTGAACCAGTACACGCGCTATCTCACGGTGATTTTGGCCGCGTTCCAGTCCTACGGCATCGCGGTGGGCCTCGAGGGCGCCGGCAATGTCGTCAGCGACCCCGGCATGTTCTTCCGCCTGTCCACCACTATCACGCTGACCGGCGGCACCATGTTCCTGATGTGGCTGGGCGAGCAGGTGACCTCGCGCGGCATCGGCAACGGCATCTCGCTGATCATTCTTTCCGGCATCGTCGCCGAGCTGCCCTCGGCGCTCGCCAACATGCTGGAACTCGGCCGTCAGGGCGCGATGTCGACCGGCCTGATCCTGGTCGTGATCGTGATGGCGGTCGCCGTGATCGCCTTTATCGTGTTCATGGAGCGCGCCCAGCGCCGCCTGCTGATCCAGTATCCGAAGCGCCAGGTCGGCAACAAGATGTTCGAGGGCCAGTCATCGCATCTGCCGCTCAAGCTCAACACCTCGGGCGTGATCCCGCCGATCTTCGCGTCCTCGCTGCTGCTGCTGCCGACGACGGTTGCGAACTTCAACGCAGGCAAGGGACCGGAATGGTTCCAGTGGATCACCACCCAGCTCGGCCACGGCCGCCCGCTGTTCCTGATCATGTACCTCGCGCTGATCGTGTTCTTCGCGTTCTTCTATACCGCGATCGTGTTCAACCCGACCGAGACCGCGGACAATTTGAAGAAGCATGGCGGCTTCATTCCGGGCATTCGTCCGGGCGAGCGCACCGCGGAATACATCGATTACGTGCTGTCGCGCATCACGGTCGTCGGCGCGATCTATCTGGCGATCGTCTGTCTGATTCCGGAGATCCTGATCTCCTACGCCTCGGTGCCGTTCTACTTCGGCGGTACGTCGCTGCTGATCGTCGTCAGTGTCACGATGGACACGGTTGCTCAGGTGCAGGGCTATCTGCTTGCCCATCAGTATGAGGGCCTGATCAGGAAGTCGAAGCTGCGCGGCGCCCGCCGTCGCTGA
- a CDS encoding adenylate kinase, with product MRIILLGPPGSGKGTQAQLLVQRYGIVQLSTGEMLRAAVAAATPIGLKAKEIMANGGLVPDDVVVGIISDRIDQPDAKAGFILDGFPRTVPQAEALDELLKHKHLKLDAVIELRVNESALLQRVETRVAQMRERGEEVRVDDTPEVLTKRLASYRSLTEPLIHYYSERRKLSTIDGMMTIDEVTRAIHRLLLALGAVEPKTHAKSTAKSAARKGAKKAAKVARKSAKSAKKAAKSAGKASKKAAKGAKKPAKKAVKKAAKKAVKKTAKKVPKRGPKKVTKKRAKR from the coding sequence ATGAGAATTATACTTCTGGGACCGCCGGGGTCGGGCAAGGGGACCCAGGCGCAACTTCTGGTGCAGCGTTACGGCATCGTCCAGCTCTCGACCGGCGAGATGCTTCGCGCTGCGGTTGCGGCGGCAACACCGATCGGGTTGAAGGCCAAGGAGATCATGGCCAATGGCGGCCTCGTGCCTGACGACGTCGTTGTCGGGATCATCTCCGACCGGATCGACCAGCCGGATGCGAAGGCCGGCTTCATCCTGGACGGCTTCCCGCGCACCGTGCCGCAAGCCGAGGCGCTCGACGAACTCCTCAAGCACAAGCATCTCAAGCTCGATGCCGTGATCGAGCTCCGCGTCAATGAGAGCGCGTTGCTCCAGCGCGTCGAGACCCGCGTGGCGCAGATGCGCGAGCGTGGTGAGGAGGTCCGAGTCGACGACACCCCGGAAGTGCTGACCAAGCGGCTGGCCAGCTACCGCAGCCTGACGGAACCGCTGATTCACTATTATTCCGAGCGGCGGAAGCTCTCGACCATCGATGGCATGATGACCATCGACGAGGTCACCCGCGCCATCCATCGCCTCCTGCTGGCGCTCGGGGCGGTCGAGCCCAAGACCCACGCCAAGAGCACGGCCAAGAGCGCGGCCAGGAAGGGGGCCAAAAAGGCTGCCAAGGTGGCCAGGAAATCGGCAAAATCGGCCAAAAAGGCCGCAAAATCGGCCGGCAAGGCCTCCAAGAAGGCTGCCAAGGGCGCCAAAAAGCCTGCCAAGAAGGCGGTGAAGAAGGCGGCCAAGAAAGCAGTCAAAAAGACCGCCAAAAAGGTCCCGAAGAGGGGCCCAAAAAAGGTCACGAAAAAGCGAGCTAAACGCTAG